From the genome of Thermogutta terrifontis, one region includes:
- a CDS encoding nucleotide sugar dehydrogenase yields MTYEEVLQRINDKKAKVGVIGLGYVGLPLLRAFIRAGFSAIGFDIDEAKVQKLNAGQSYIGHIPSQWIQEWINTGRFEATADMSRLNEPDAILICVPTPLNESRDPDLQYIEGTTEAIAKVLRRDQLVVLESTTYPGTTRQVMLPVLEATGLKVGQDFYLAFSPEREDPGNPNYSAERIPKVVGGIEPKSTQLATALYSHAVVQVIPVSSAEVAEACKILENTYRAVNIAMVNELKVLFQRLGIDIWEVIEAAKTKPFGFQAFYPGPGLGGHCIPIDPFYLSWLARRHGMTTRFIELAGEINTSMPEYVIHQVIKALNEHGKPLKGSKVCILGMAYKKDVDDPRESPSFALMEMLLDGGAIVTYNDPYIPKLPKMRHFRVPEMTSSELTAEFLASQDCVLIATDHSVYDYDFIVQHAPLIVDTRNATKNVKCGREKIRKA; encoded by the coding sequence ATGACGTACGAAGAGGTCCTGCAGAGAATTAACGACAAAAAGGCCAAAGTCGGCGTTATCGGCCTGGGGTATGTGGGATTGCCTTTGCTTCGCGCGTTCATTCGGGCGGGGTTTTCGGCAATTGGGTTTGATATTGATGAGGCAAAGGTCCAGAAGCTGAACGCCGGTCAAAGTTACATCGGGCATATACCGTCCCAATGGATCCAGGAATGGATCAACACGGGGCGATTTGAAGCGACCGCCGATATGTCGCGGCTTAACGAGCCGGACGCCATTCTCATCTGTGTGCCCACCCCGCTCAATGAGAGCCGGGACCCTGATCTTCAGTACATCGAGGGCACAACCGAGGCCATCGCCAAGGTGTTGCGGCGAGATCAGCTCGTGGTTCTCGAAAGCACCACCTATCCGGGAACAACACGGCAGGTGATGTTACCAGTTCTCGAAGCCACCGGGTTGAAAGTAGGCCAGGACTTTTATCTGGCTTTCAGCCCCGAGCGTGAAGACCCCGGCAATCCCAACTATTCAGCCGAGCGGATTCCCAAAGTGGTCGGTGGAATTGAACCGAAGAGCACGCAACTGGCAACCGCCCTCTACAGTCACGCCGTGGTACAGGTGATTCCGGTATCCTCCGCCGAAGTAGCGGAAGCCTGCAAAATCCTGGAGAACACCTATCGGGCGGTGAATATTGCGATGGTCAATGAATTAAAAGTCCTTTTCCAGCGACTGGGAATTGATATTTGGGAAGTGATTGAGGCAGCCAAAACAAAGCCGTTCGGCTTTCAGGCATTTTATCCTGGTCCGGGTCTTGGTGGACATTGCATTCCAATCGATCCCTTCTACCTCAGTTGGCTGGCACGGCGGCACGGCATGACAACCCGTTTCATCGAACTGGCCGGCGAGATCAATACTTCCATGCCCGAGTATGTCATCCACCAGGTCATTAAAGCGCTGAATGAACACGGGAAGCCGCTGAAAGGAAGCAAGGTGTGCATCCTGGGCATGGCCTACAAAAAAGATGTGGATGATCCCCGGGAAAGCCCGTCCTTCGCGCTCATGGAAATGCTGCTGGACGGCGGTGCGATTGTGACCTACAACGATCCGTATATTCCTAAATTACCTAAGATGCGGCACTTCCGCGTACCGGAAATGACCAGTTCTGAACTGACGGCGGAGTTTCTGGCCTCCCAGGATTGCGTACTGATTGCTACGGACCATTCGGTCTACGACTACGACTTTATCGTTCAGCATGCTCCTTTAATCGTCGATACCCGGAACGCGACGAAAAACGTCAAATGCGGACGCGAAAAAATCCGCAAGGCGTAA
- a CDS encoding PIG-L deacetylase family protein, which produces MAQGIVYKRRLGDRKIVSSDAREIFDDWQDQQERWMFVSPHDDDVVIGAGLTVQAGLAEGVEVHVVITTDGRMGYCRLPQRRTIVRIRADEAQEAYRTLGLPPERVRALGFPDCNLNAYRGRHFTTIGDPTEIEGASGLQNAFPYVLRQIRPTRVFLPTPTDLHPDHKIVYEEMLISLFHAQGSIWPELGPPIQKVPVVYEYATYCDFPEPPQIQLVVPSEFHERKINAIRCFASQEQIEVLVETQRRIGPIEYIRQVVFNLYSPEKYSQIFE; this is translated from the coding sequence ATGGCACAGGGGATAGTCTATAAACGGCGGCTGGGTGATCGAAAAATCGTCTCCTCCGATGCTCGCGAGATTTTCGACGATTGGCAGGACCAGCAGGAGAGATGGATGTTCGTTTCGCCACACGATGATGATGTCGTGATTGGCGCGGGGCTGACCGTTCAGGCGGGACTTGCCGAAGGGGTCGAGGTTCACGTGGTTATCACCACCGATGGTCGGATGGGATACTGCCGCCTGCCGCAGCGGAGGACGATTGTACGCATTCGGGCGGATGAAGCGCAGGAGGCCTATCGTACGCTGGGCCTCCCTCCGGAAAGAGTACGCGCACTGGGATTTCCAGACTGTAATCTCAATGCTTACCGTGGACGGCATTTCACGACGATCGGCGATCCTACGGAAATAGAGGGGGCCAGCGGCCTTCAGAATGCGTTCCCTTATGTTCTGCGGCAAATACGGCCCACGCGCGTGTTTCTGCCCACCCCCACCGATCTGCATCCGGATCATAAAATCGTCTATGAGGAAATGCTGATCAGTCTGTTCCACGCGCAGGGAAGTATTTGGCCGGAACTCGGACCCCCGATTCAAAAGGTTCCTGTTGTCTATGAGTACGCCACTTACTGCGATTTTCCTGAACCGCCGCAGATTCAACTTGTAGTGCCCAGTGAATTTCACGAGCGGAAAATCAACGCCATCCGCTGCTTTGCCAGTCAGGAGCAAATCGAGGTGCTTGTCGAAACCCAGCGCCGTATCGGCCCTATTGAATATATTCGCCAGGTTGTCTTTAATTTGTATTCTCCAGAAAAATATTCACAGATCTTTGAATAA
- a CDS encoding SIS domain-containing protein has product MNLREERYARFALVREMMETPEILARFDPAVADEACRIVEQTKRLFLTGEGSSRIFPAKNLIYENLRRGGIWTIATDGARQAHEYRLQDFTVFAASNSGKTKEVISLFMKLAEENHPRRLGLTANKGVKLEEVSTQCYHLTCGPENAVAATKSVVEQALFYRALLAQAEGDDLLRVSRTEAAEAARHVLEMSIDPGLIEKLVAAPLIYFAGRNNGVAEELTLKTNEITRKKSDFLEGTYAVHGIEEVMDANEVMVVIDLFPAEMEKFQQVLAEKVGLTIIAIAAEPTIFPTIQIPTVPGYETVLQLLAGWNLLVEVGVAMGIDLDKPVRARKIGNEFQPG; this is encoded by the coding sequence ATGAATCTGCGAGAGGAACGCTACGCCCGATTTGCTCTGGTTCGCGAGATGATGGAAACACCGGAGATTCTCGCCCGATTCGATCCTGCCGTGGCCGACGAAGCCTGCCGGATTGTGGAACAGACGAAACGGCTGTTCCTCACGGGCGAGGGTTCCAGCAGAATTTTCCCGGCCAAGAATTTGATCTACGAGAATTTGCGACGCGGCGGGATATGGACAATCGCCACCGACGGTGCCCGGCAGGCCCACGAATACCGCCTTCAGGACTTTACGGTCTTCGCGGCCAGTAACAGCGGCAAAACCAAAGAGGTCATTTCCCTGTTCATGAAGCTGGCCGAAGAAAACCATCCGCGTCGGTTGGGGTTGACGGCCAACAAAGGTGTCAAACTCGAAGAGGTAAGCACCCAGTGCTACCACCTCACATGTGGTCCGGAAAACGCCGTGGCGGCCACGAAAAGCGTGGTTGAACAGGCGCTGTTCTATCGGGCACTTCTGGCCCAGGCAGAGGGTGACGACCTGCTTCGCGTTTCGCGCACTGAAGCGGCGGAAGCAGCCCGCCACGTTCTGGAAATGTCGATTGATCCTGGTCTGATTGAAAAGCTGGTGGCGGCACCGCTCATTTATTTTGCCGGGCGAAATAACGGTGTGGCGGAAGAGCTAACTCTCAAGACCAATGAAATCACACGGAAAAAGAGTGATTTTCTGGAAGGCACCTACGCTGTCCACGGCATCGAAGAGGTGATGGATGCCAATGAAGTGATGGTGGTCATCGATCTTTTCCCGGCCGAAATGGAAAAATTCCAGCAGGTGCTGGCGGAAAAAGTGGGTTTGACGATCATTGCCATTGCGGCCGAACCGACGATTTTCCCCACCATTCAGATTCCCACGGTGCCCGGCTATGAAACGGTCCTCCAGCTTTTGGCAGGCTGGAATCTGCTTGTAGAGGTGGGAGTTGCCATGGGAATCGACCTCGATAAACCGGTGCGGGCCCGTAAAATTGGCAACGAATTTCAACCCGGCTGA